atatttttttttttataaataaattgtttattaggataagtataaaaatttctacaattattatattatataaatattaataaagtttttaattattatctatttttaaaaatatttgaatacTCTTTAAACAGaagcatttttattttttttttttttattatttttttatatgacaAACTTTGgaagttttttattaaatattttaaataaataagggaacttttacttttatgattaatttgtaataatGTCTCCATGGGAAGGTTTGATGtaaaataagttaaaaaaaatgttttgaaaaaatttttaaataattatttactgTGAAATTAGTTGCTGTTGAAATAGAAATTAAGGGAATATTTCtgttaaaagattataattATGTCAAATCAAtgtataaaaagattttttattaatgttaatcttaaataagatttataaaagtttgataaataaaaaggaaataaatttatttctatattattactatgttttaataacttcataagatataattaaaccaataaaagtttacactttaaaaaaattatcttaatataatctttatgttaattaaaaaaatatatatatttttgcagttttgaaaaattaattttttttacaggGTGCAAATTTCCAAATATTATCTTGAAACGTATGTCTGATATTTACACTTGATAATCATCGTTTCGTCTTCTTGAAATTATTCATAACCAGcgattatatttattaaaaaataacaatgtTTTTGACAAGAAGTGAGTATGATCGTGGAGTTAATACCTTTTCTCCAGAAGGACGTCTTTTTCAAGTTGAATATGCTATTGAAGCCGTAAaagtatgtttttattttaaaaattcaaatgtATTATGTATTTTTAGCTTGGATCAACAGCAATTGGAATTTGTACAAGTGAAGGAGTCATTCTTGCTGCAGAAAAAAGAACAGTTTCACCATTAGTTATTGGTAAGACACATGAAAAAATATCTCAAGTAGATACACATATTGGAGTTGCATTTGCCGGAATTATTGCAGATTCACGTACATTAGTTGAAAGGGCACAAATAGAAGCTCAAAATTATTGGTTTACCTACAACAAAAAATGTGGTGTTGATGATGTTACAAGATCTGTTGCTAATGTTGCTCTTCAATTCGGTGATGATGATGTAAAAGCTTCAATGTCTCGTCCATTTGGTGTATCTATGTTATTTGGTGGTGTTGATGAAGAAGGTCCAAAACTATTTCACGTTGATCCATCAGGAACATTTACTCAATGTGATGCTAAAAGTGTTGGTTCTGCTTGTGAAGGAGCAACtcataatattaaagaacAATATCATGAAGCTATCACACTTTTAGAAGCAAAAAAAATGgctttaaatattcttaaacTAGTTATGGAAGAAAAAATTAGCTGTGATACAGTTGAAATGGTACAAATAACTCcagaaaaaaatgaaaaaggtGATCAGACAGGGAAATTCCATAGGCTCACAGATGTTGAAATGACTCCACTTATTGAATCGGTTgcctaatttttttaatctataaTTTATTCTCTGTCATTAAATCTTTGTGtttttaagattattatatatgtagTACATTTTTAAGAACAATTGTTTTGtggtaataaaatatttgtatcaattatttttacaaacaatatttaagtttttatgtaaaataatcttatatgtattttgtaaaatgttGTATGATTActataatgattttttttttctaagtATCATAAGTTTAGATCATTCTTACTTTTAAAAGTAGAATTAgttaaatttacaaattacttttaaaaatagataattaaTGCGTGGTAGATTAATATATATGctaatatttctatttacTTTGTTTAACATTTCATCCAAAAATTCTTTCCACTGAGAATACAATCAATTTCTATAATTACTAAAGTAATGTAATGGTTCAATGAAACTCATAGTATTTTCATAAGtcaatttatttcttaaaagtTTAGTAAATAATGttcttttaacaaaaatataaaacttttttttagttgAATGAcggaaaaattaaattaaaatgttttataaatatatttataaataaaaaaaacaacttaattttaatttagattttgtatataatttttttgataatctACAAAGTATGGATTAATACATAAACGAAAGAAAAGtatgtattttaattatacatttagatggaagaaaatttaaaaaaaataattaattctCAACGGATTAATGacataaataaattgttaaatacataaaaattgaagccgtatttatttcaaaaaaacagaaattttttaaattcgaaaacttaataaattattttataatgtattaataaaatataaaaattttctttttataaatttgtacaatgatcacttttttttgtttatgaTGAAGAACATTTGTTTAACTTCTGTTACTAATACAAAAGTGCATTTATCTTGCGTAgttaacaaatataatttttattgaaaattagatatataatatcaataaaaaaataaatatttgtttgaaatagtgaaaaaaaaagaacatacacatataataattataatttaaaaaaagaacttttatattcttgtgagtttattaaataataattccATTCTTTTCTCCctaaatttatatgatatcTCAGTAAAAAAGGAAAGAACatcttcatatttttttttgtgatttattttacattgaTCTGGATAATCACATGACAAAGTGTCGTGTTTTTCTGATAATATAGACCATCCCGATATGTCAAGCTGTAGTGTAAATGTATCatctaaaaatatcataaaacttttaaaaatttttatgataaactAACTTTCAAGTGTTGTTACATTAAAGTAATAAGTATTAGGAAATTCACAATTTAAAGTTGAATAAGCAAAATAAGAAAGAAATTGACAGTTATCAGTAATCGAATAATTTCCAATTTCACGAATCACTTCAGAAGATAAAgacattatataaaaataaaaaatttgtaatcaAAGTACTTTATAATGCCACAACATACCAATATTTGAATAGAATAGTTTTATCGTTACAGGACACATATTATCTCAAATGAAGCATAAcacaatttttaaacttttaggtatttaaaatttttaaatatgttatttttatatttttataaaaaatttttaaaactatggCTTTAACTATTCAggagaaatattttttattactagaaatgttgataaaaattgatgACAATCAATTTGAGATAACATCAAAAGGAAAATATTTATGGATATCACATACCTGTAAAACATctcatcaaaaaaattttaataaatacttaatatatattgaacttatcaaattattagattatactttaataatatttccaaatattaatatctatgaatcttatttaaatattatttttaatttttcaacatttttttctcAAAATTACCTTAATAGtgtaatgattaaaaaaaagtttgagCAGCTTAAGAAAGATATTTGTATACCAAAGGTTTGTTTGTTATgtcaatatatattttttacataaaataattttaatgtactTCAGGAGAAATTGTTAATCTTTACTTCTTCACGTATTGTAAGCATGGAAAGAggtattttaaatgatatttataatgaaGTTAAAGAGTCTATGGAAatggaaaaattaattaagaatgaagaaaatttagttattgatgataaaaaagatttagaattatatttagatatagaagataatgaaattaaaataaatgatgaGGATACTTCAAATATTACTAGTAGTTTAATTGTCATTTCATGTGCCAGAAAAATGTATAATGCTATGGTAAAAAGAAAAGAGGAAGaggatataaaaaaatttttaaatgaagaaACTGAAACATTTAAAGAAGTAATTGATGtagaaaaatgtttaattaaaattcaaGCAAAAGTTAGGCAAAGAATAGCTAAAAAAGAAGTAGAAAATTTAAGACAGGAAGAACATAGATTGCTTGGTCTAAATTTAGATTCAAGGTTAGAATCAAAGGAGAAACagttagaatttttaaactatttaaatcaaaataataatgacatcattttaaatgagataaaattacatgaagaattaaaagaaactttaaatcttttaagaGATGTCTATTATGGTATTCATACAACATCAACAATAAAACCATTTGAATTAGATTTAAGAAAAATCATCTCAACCTGCCAGTTACAATCagttaaattaataagagaattattattatttgatgtAATACAACTAAAACAAGATgaaagtaatattatttttgatgcTCTTACTTCATATGACGTAGATATTGCAATTTgcactaaaaataatttaaatcaaCATACTCGAAAGATAacaagaaaagaaaaaattataaagtacGATTTacgtaattttttatatttaatgaaaatatttccaCATTCTCTCATCTCTTGGAGGACAAATGTTAGTATTCAGAAAGtaccatttttatttgttggTAAAAAGGGAAcaggaaaaaaaagttggACAAATGCTATAATATCAAAGTTAAATGCTCcttcaattaaaataaatataaaattatttaaaaatcgtTTAACCAGAAGGAAACGTTTAATTgattcaataaataatttctgTAAAAGTGATCCATATACAATAGTtgtatttgaaaaattggatatttttaataaaggaTTAAAAACTAATTCATATAAGGtataaattatacattttttttttgattaaaacaattaaaatattaatcattCAAATTTTAGCGTTCAATTATTCAATTGCTTAATCTATTATTGGAAATACCCGATTTACTAATAATAGGTCATGTTAATTCAACATATAATTTGAATGATCATGTCTTGAATTGTTTTACACACCATATTTATCTTTCAACAATAATACCGCCTACTCAACAATATGACATGATAAGCACACACCTATGtacaaaagataaaaataaaataactattaaaaatggCGATTCACGATCACTAATATATCAGCGATGTAGGAAACTTTCTGGGACTATAAAACGAAGAATGAGACCAAtagatattataaattgCATTTAGTTAGtttaactattattattattatatatatatatttttttttaatctactcatattaaaaaaaaaaattaaatataagtaTATTTCTACCAATGTTTATTATGTTTCTAtggaaaatataatttattatgattTAGATTTATAAGCATGTGATAAATAAGACAACCATATTtgtagtttttatttttcatatcttATCTTTTCCTtcctttatatatatatatatttatatattatatatatatatttttttttaataaaatttttataaagatattaCGTTTGTTTAGCGCGTGATCTGATTATTTCTACTGTCATCTGTTTGATCAGCTTAATCTACAACCTTTTAACTTTTGTGCGTCTAgtctattttaatattaaattcttCAATCCTGAGTCCACCTGTGATCCCTAAATAAACTTAAGGCTCCATATCGACGAAATGAGTCTCTTAAGTATATCAACAACCTCAATATTTAATGGCTCCTTTATGTCGTTAGCTATACAGAAGTTATCTTaactattatattaaaaaaaattacagagatcatattaaaatatcagGGGGTTGCGcaaaatttataatgtaaCACCccttaaaaatgtaaatctTTTTGTCTTGCCTTCCAGCACTTTTGTAAACGTTGAGTTTAGagaaaatgaaaagaaaataCAAGTTAACATTTAATGGTAGTAAGGAATAACTTTGTCTATTTGTTGAAATATAGACAATTTAACTATAATATATCTTcttcattttattttcatatattaatttttcataaacaTTTCTATagttaaatgaaattttatttactacagcaatgattttttttttgttatagaaaataaaaataaaaaatctatttatatatctatttaataaatttataatttttttttagtgtcctataaaatattaatttattatatatatttaatatatagtattttacatatatatacatataaatatttagtattaatattaagaaaaattgttCTTCTATGTCTAATCCTgtaattaacaataattctaatattgataaaaatttaccatcaaataataaagaacCATCAAATATGACAAcggtaaaaaatttatatcaaaattctAAAAGCACTCCAAGTAGTTGTTTAAATGCTtcatttcaaataaaatttcctCAATGGAATGAAGATGAGTGCAATGGAAATACAATTAATGAAAGTAtacaaaataatgaaaaatataatcataatTATTGCGGAAATTCATTATTGttaagaagaaaaaataaatgctttactttttcaaatattcCTCCAGAAGATTGCACGGGTAAGTTAaggataatataaaaatgcaTTATCTTGATTagtaatattgttttaataaaataatttaattttttttttcttaaaaaggCAAAATgtctttaaattaattttgtataatttaaaaaatgtgaatggttatttaaaaaaattttttttttaaagcttatcaattaaaaatatgtatctttttaaaaatttataaactgaaacaactaaaaaatataatcatttttgcGCTACACCATACTTATTAATGATCATCATTTGGTGGTTATCTGTTTAAATGATGCTATTTAGTTTGTTATCAGAGCTCtcaatgttttataaaactcATTATACTTTTTGTAATTGGCAATGACAAAAgtataacatatatatatatatatatcccAATAtactaaattaaattttttggaacattcatttatttgaaattgttaaaaaaggAAAATTTTTGAATGTTATTACATTTACTGCCCACTTTgtgatttttcttttaacaaaTGGCAAAGATATCTATACatatacaatataaatatattataaatattatttttaaaagatatattttttttttaatatattaaaagttttaaattaaaattattttatttaaaaatttaatttataaaaaataaagaataattttagatAGTTGTGCATCAACTCCAACATTACGTTCTACTAATTCATTACCTCCATCAACTCCAACAGATAACATGAATATTAGCGCAACTACACGTTTCAAGGTAAGATTACATTGATAATTAGAActtgttaataatttataattatttataataatctttgaacattaattatttttaatattatttttagaaaagaaTTGGAGAACCAAAACATACAAGGGGAAGATGGAATTGtcatgattatttttatattggaGAACAATCAtcagaaaataataataatactaaaaataataaagatattgtTCGTTTAAGAACAAATACCATATCTAGTAATAGAGAATTTCATACACCTTTAGAGGGAATAAAAAGTCCTGAATTTGTTCATCCATTTACAAAAACAGAAGATTTAGTTGGTAGTCCAACAAATAGTAGTGCCTACATGTCCATTCCATCATCACAATCACAGAAATTTTCAGCATCTGTGTCACCATGTATGTCACATATATCAGTATTATCATATGATAAAACAGTCAACTCTTTTTCAATGGATATAACAGATGAATCAGATGATGAAAATAGTACACCATTATCAGATAGTTTTTCATACTCACCAGCTTCCAGTACATGTAGATATGGAAAACCAAAAACTGTATATTCAACTGTACCAAGGAAAATTATAACACCATTGATAAAAACTGACAATCAAGGTAACGAAAGTTATTGtgaaagaaataatatagtaTCTGATTACCAGAATTCTCCTTTAATATTGACAGCAGGAGATTTGTCAAAtcaatttaaatttgaaaaagctttaaaaaaaactccTATGAGTGAAAAGTCATTTAAAATGCTTGTTAATAGAAATGATGGTGTTCCGGATACAGAAAATAAAGATGAAAATCTTGACAAAAATGCTAACATAAAATTACCTACAATGataaatgataagaaaaatacaGATTATATTAGGCAACCTAAATggtaagtttaaaaaatatttaaaaaaaaaaattgtggattgataatttatatttttagtatttattatgtatatatattattataactagtgatataatattcttttataatatatctcgtttttatgttttcatttattatatttaatctgcaaaatgtataatattattttgaaattacATAAAGATAGTTTTATCCTTGGTCacgttaaatatttttaaactaataaaatgaaaatgaaacattatattatatttatttttaagagtagatagttattattattttaaatatatattcacgtgatattttaaaagaaatattcatcataaaataatcgtaaaatttattttcttactCTTTTTACTGAATACTTCCTTCTTTATAACATTATCAATCTcgaacatatatatatatatatatcaataaaagtaaagaaattacataattgtaaaaaaaattttttacatattttagattaatgaaaaatttaaagatagtcataatataatattttaaaatgacatataaaaaatatatatatagtagtattaaaacaaacttaaatttttaaatagtcatatatattttatataactagaggtataaataatgtataaacaaaaaaaaaattattcttaaaagcaaaattataattagaaatgtgcatttatatatatatatgtaagcTAACATCGGAAATAATATTAAGCGAATTACTGAAAGTCTCATCTcaataaaatacattttagtAATGCATGTCTATTGAGGCCATTGAAATGTTGTTCTTTAAATTAGGTACACAATTGTGTTTCAAATGAATTACTTTATAT
This Strongyloides ratti genome assembly S_ratti_ED321, chromosome : 2 DNA region includes the following protein-coding sequences:
- a CDS encoding Proteasome subunit alpha type-5, whose translation is MFLTRSEYDRGVNTFSPEGRLFQVEYAIEAVKLGSTAIGICTSEGVILAAEKRTVSPLVIGKTHEKISQVDTHIGVAFAGIIADSRTLVERAQIEAQNYWFTYNKKCGVDDVTRSVANVALQFGDDDVKASMSRPFGVSMLFGGVDEEGPKLFHVDPSGTFTQCDAKSVGSACEGATHNIKEQYHEAITLLEAKKMALNILKLVMEEKISCDTVEMVQITPEKNEKGDQTGKFHRLTDVEMTPLIESVA
- a CDS encoding TSC-22 / Dip / Bun family and ATPase, AAA-type, core domain and Alpha/beta hydrolase fold-3 domain and P-loop containing nucleoside triphosphate hydrolase domain-containing protein — translated: MIKKKFEQLKKDICIPKEKLLIFTSSRIVSMERGILNDIYNEVKESMEMEKLIKNEENLVIDDKKDLELYLDIEDNEIKINDEDTSNITSSLIVISCARKMYNAMVKRKEEEDIKKFLNEETETFKEVIDVEKCLIKIQAKVRQRIAKKEVENLRQEEHRLLGLNLDSRLESKEKQLEFLNYLNQNNNDIILNEIKLHEELKETLNLLRDVYYGIHTTSTIKPFELDLRKIISTCQLQSVKLIRELLLFDVIQLKQDESNIIFDALTSYDVDIAICTKNNLNQHTRKITRKEKIIKTNVSIQKVPFLFVGKKGTGKKSWTNAIISKLNAPSIKINIKLFKNRLTRRKRLIDSINNFCKSDPYTIVVFEKLDIFNKGLKTNSYKRSIIQLLNLLLEIPDLLIIGHVNSTYNLNDHVLNCFTHHIYLSTIIPPTQQYDMISTHLCTKDKNKITIKNGDSRSLIYQRCRKLSGTIKRRMRPIDIINCIYINIKKNCSSMSNPVINNNSNIDKNLPSNNKEPSNMTTVKNLYQNSKSTPSSCLNASFQIKFPQWNEDECNGNTINESIQNNEKYNHNYCGNSLLLRRKNKCFTFSNIPPEDCTDSCASTPTLRSTNSLPPSTPTDNMNISATTRFKKRIGEPKHTRGRWNCHDYFYIGEQSSENNNNTKNNKDIVRLRTNTISSNREFHTPLEGIKSPEFVHPFTKTEDLVGSPTNSSAYMSIPSSQSQKFSASVSPCMSHISVLSYDKTVNSFSMDITDESDDENSTPLSDSFSYSPASSTCRYGKPKTVYSTVPRKIITPLIKTDNQGNESYCERNNIVSDYQNSPLILTAGDLSNQFKFEKALKKTPMSEKSFKMLVNRNDGVPDTENKDENLDKNANIKLPTMINDKKNTDYIRQPKCSSSNSGNNQTLVAIDHKIEQAMDLVKTHLMFAVREEVDSLRSRIKELEATAVSVNILNMTSYDQQSNDFLYSCSCFCPGYKPDEAIKSFVEVLEEQYKNNLNEINKKELNVDYGPNKIDIWGDKSDKLFIYIHGGFWQEGCKEGATSIVKPLIDNNIQVVCVGYTLATQIPLEKLINEIICCISFLHKKFPLSEIILSGHSAGAHLATKACENEDIGKIVKKLILYSGIFKLHDLVGTYIGNPINLTIESADECSIDFKKLKKNYSGKIILFAGGFESPKIKQQSNYFANKLNLPFYIIPNEDHFSYIKKLADVISPVTNMTISFINE